The window GGGGCCGTTGACGGCGGCGAGACCGATCTCGTCCTCGCGACCGGCGAGTTCGGGCAGGATCTCCGCCTCGGTCGCCTCGACGGCGGCCATGGCACCGGTCCCGGGCAGCGCCTGCATTAGCCGGCCTCGGGCCGCCACGAGCCGGCAGGCGTCCGGCAGCGACAGCACCCCGGCGACATGCGCCGCCGCGAGCGCGCCGACGGAGTGCCCGAGAAGGTGGTCGGGGGTGATCCCCCAGTGTTCCAGCTGCCGGAAGAGGGCCACTTCGAGGGCGAACAGGGCGGGCTGCGCGTACTCCGTGCGGTCGAGCAGGCCCGTCCCGTCGGCCAGGACCTTCGCGAGGGGCAGCGGCAGGTGTGTGTCGAGTCGCGCCGCCACGTCGTCGAAGGCACGCCGGAACACGGGTTGGGCAGCTGCCAACTCCGTTCCCATACCGGCCCGTTGGCTGCCCTGACCGGTGAAGAGGAAGGCGGTCCGTCCTTCGGCGGCCGTCGCCCCGAAGGCCAGGGGTGTCTCCGCCCCGGCCGCCAGGGCGTCCAGGCCGGCCAGGGCCTCCTCCCGGTCGGCGGCCACGACTGCGGCCCGGTGCGGCAGCGCGGACCGGGTCACGGCCAGCGCGTGGCCGAGCCCGCCGAGGGCGACCTCCGCGCTTTCCTCCTGGAGCCGGGCGCGCAACCGCCCGGCCTGTGCCCGTAGCGCGGCCTCGGTCGCGGCCGACAGCACCAGGGGTACCGGAGCCGGTCCCGGCGATGTGCCGGGCCGCCGGGGCGGGACACCTCGCCCGTCGGCATCGGCCGTGCCGGCCTCCTCATGGGCCTCGGCACCGGCCTCACCGCGCACACCGGCGCCGGCCGTGTTCTCGACCGGCGCCTGTTCGAGGACGACATGCGCGTTCGTCCCACTGATCCCGAACGACGACACGCCCGCCCGCCGCGGACGGCCCGTCTCCGGCCACGGCTGGGCCCGCGTCAGCAGTTCCATCGCCCCCGCCGACCAGTCGACGTGGGGCGAGGGTTCGGCCACGTGCAGGGTGCGCGGCAGCACCCCGTGCCGCAGCGCCATGACGGTCTTGATGACCCCCGCGACCCCGGCCGCGGCCTGGGCGTGGCCGATGTTCGACTTCAACGACCCGAGGAGCAGCGGCCGTTCACGGTCCTGGCCGTACGTGGCAAGCAGCGCGTGCGCCTCGACGGGGTCGCCGAGGCGGGTCCCGGTCCCGTGGGCCTCCACGGCGTCGACCTCGGCGGGTGACAGCCCGGCACTCGCCAGCGCGTCGCGGATCACCCCTTGCTGGGCGGGCCCGTTGGGGGCGGTGAGGCCGTTGGACGCCCCGTCCTGGTTGACGGCAGAACCACGCAGCACGGCGAGGACGGAGCGGCCCTCGCGGCGGGCGTCGCGGAGCCGTTGGACGACGAGTACGCCCACGCCCTCGGACCAGCCCGTGCCGTCGGCCCCGGCCCCGAACGCCTTGCAGCGGCCGTCCCCCGCCAGCCCTCCCTGGCGCGCGAACTCCGCGAACAGCCCCGGCGTCGCCATGACCGCCACACCTGCCGCGAGGGCCGTCGAGCACTCCCCTCGCCGGAGGGACTCGGCGGCGAGGTGGAGGGCGACGAGCGAGGACGAGCAGGCCGTGTCGACGGTGACGGCCGGGCCTTCGCAGCCGAGGACGTAGGACAGGCGGCCGGAGAGGACCCCGGCCGTGTTCCCGGTCAGCAGATGGCCGCGCAGGTCGTCGGGGGCGTCGTGGAGCGGGGGGCCGTACTCCTGGGACATGGCGCCGACGTAGACGCCGGTCCGGGTCGAGCGCAGGGACGAGGGGGCGATGCCGGCCCCTTCGAGGGCCTCCCACGCCGTCTCCAGGAGCAGTCGCTGCTGCGGGTCCATCGCCAGGGCCTCGCGCGGCGCGATACCGAAGAGGTCGGCGTCGAAGTCGGCGGCGTCGGCGAGGAAGCCGCCCCGGTGACCCGCGTCGTCCCAGCCGCGATCGGCCGGTGGTGCGGAGATCGCGTCGGCCTCGTCCAGGAGGGCCCGCCACAGGCCCTCGGGGTCGCGGATGCCACCGGGCAGACGGCAGGCCATGCCGACGATCGCGAGGGGCTCCGCGAACGCGACCGCGACGGCCGTGGCGGCGGGGGGCTCCTGCTCCGCCCCGGGGTCCTCCCCGAGGTGCCGGGCGAGCGCGGTGGGCGTGGGGTGGTCGAACAGCAGGGTGGTGGGCAGGGGGCGGCCGGTCGCGGCGCTCAGCCGGGTGCGCAGTTCGAGGGCCAGGTGGGAGTCCAGCCCGAGATCCTTGAACGTCAGCCCCGGGTCGACGTCCGCCGGCGCGTCATGGCCCAGGACGGCGGCGGCTTCGGCCCGCACGAGGTCGAGGTGATCACGCGGGGCGCGCGCGACCGGGTGCTCCGAGCCGCGCCCCGGATCCCCGGAACCGCCACCCGCACCCGCACCCGCACCCGCAGCCGCACTCGCACGCGCGTCAGCGCCCGCACCGGTCTCCCCGTTCCCGCCGTCGACAGGTGCGGGCCAGTGCCGACGGCGCTGGAAGGGATAGGTCGGCAGCTCGACGGCCGGGCCGGGCCGGTGTCCGGTGAGGGCGGGCGACCAGTCCACGTCCGTGCCCGTGACGAAGGCCTGGGCCAGACCGGCCGCGAACTGCTCGGGGCCGCCGTGGTTGCGGCGCAGCGTGGGGACGACCACCGGGGCGGCACCGACGTGTTCGACGGAGTCGGCCACCGAGGTGGTGAGCACCGGGTGGGGACTGATCTCGATGAAGGTGCGGTGTCCCGCCTCGGCGAGCGCGGTGACGGCGGCGGCGAAGGCGACCGGCTCGCGCAGGTTCCGGTACCAGTAGGCACCGTCCAGTCGTGGCCCGTCCTCCCCGAGCACCACCCGGCCCCGGTCGACCGTGGAGTGCAGGGGCACCCGGGCGGGCAGCGGGGTGACGTCCGCGAGGGCGCCGAGGAGATCGGCGCGCACGGCCTCGACGCGGGAGGAGTGGGAGGCGTAGTCCACGGCGATGCGGCGGGCGCGTACGCCGTCGGCGGCGCAGGAGGTCAGCAGGGCGTCCAGCGCGTCGGTGTCGCCGGCCACCACGACCGAGCCGGGGCCGTTGACGGCGGCGATCTCGACCCGTCCGCCGAGCGGTGCCAGCCGGGCGAGGGCGCTCTCCTCGGACTCGGGTACGGCCACCATGCCGCCCCGGCCCGAGAGCCGGCGGCCGATCAGTTCGGCGCGGCGGACGGCGATCCGCGCGCCGTCCGCCAGGGAGAGCACGCCGGCCACGCAGGCCGCGGCGACCTCCCCCTGCGAGTGCCCGACGACCGCGGCGGGCTCCACCCCGTACGCGCGCCACGTCTCGGCGAGGCTGACCATGACGGCCCACAGCACGGGTTGGAGCACCTCGACCCGGTCGAGGCCCGGTGCGCCGGGCGCGGCCCGCAGCACCTGGCTCGGCGACCAGTCGACACAGGCGGCGAGGGCCTGCTCGCAACGGTCCCAGGCGGCGGCGAACTCCGGGCGCGAGTCCAGGAGTTCCACGGCCATCCCGGCCCACTGGGAGCCCTGGCCCGGGAAGACGAAGACGGGGCCGGGGCCCGGCCGGGCGGGCGCCGGGCCCGGCGACGTGACCAGGGCGGGGGCCCGTTCGCCCGCCGCGAGCGCCGTGAGGCCGCGCAGCCGGGCGGCGCGGTCGGAGCCGAGCACCACGGCCCGGTGCGGGAAGAGCGTGCGGGTCGTCAGCAGGGCGTGGCCGACGTCGGCGGGCGCCGCCCCGGGGTCGGCCCGCAGGATCTCCCTGGCCTGATCGGCCAGTGCCTCGCGGGTGCGGGCGGACAGCACCCACGGCACCATGGCGGGGGCGGCACCGGGAGCAGGGGCGGGGGCGGGGCCTTCGGCGACCGAACGGTCGGCCCGCCCGTCCCCGAGGCTCTCCTCCTCGGAGCCCTCAACCTCACCCTCACCCCAACTGGACAGCACCACATGGCAGTTGGTGCCCCCCAGCCCGAACGCGCTGACCCCGGCGACCCGGGGCGATCCGGCGGTGTCCGGCCAGGGCTCGGCCGTGCGCTGGACGGCGATCCCGAGGTCGGGCAGCGGGATGCGGGGGTGCGGGATCTCGTGGTGGAGAGTCGGCACGAGGCGGGCGTCACGCAGGCACAGCACCGTCTTGAGGAGCCCCGCGATGCCGGCGGCGCCCTCCAGATGCCCGATGTTGGTCTTGACCGAGCCGACCCGCAGGGGCCGGCCGGCGGGGCGGGCGGCGCCGAGGGCACGGCCGAGCGCGGCGGCCTCGGCCGGGTCCCCCTCGGGGGTTCCGGTGCCGTGGAGTTCGACGTACTGGATGTCGGCGGGGTCGGTGTGCGCCCGCTCGCAGGCGAGGAGGAGCACCTCACGCTGGGCGTCGGGGTCGGGGACGGTCAGGGCGCTGCCGCCGCCGTCGTTGTTGACGGCGCTGCCGCGGATCAGGCAGTGGACGCGGTCGCCGTCGGCAAGGGCGTTGGAGAGGGGCTTGAGGACGACCAGGCCGCCGCCCTCGCCCCGGACGAATCCGTTGGCGCGGGCGTCGAAGGTGTGGCAGCGGCCGTCCGGGGAGAGGGCTCCGAGACGGGCGACGGCGTGGGTGCTGTCGGGAGACAGGATCAGGTTGACGCCGCCGGCGAGCGCGAGCGTGCACTCGCCGCGCCGCAGGCTCTCGGCGGCCAGGTGGACGGCGACGAGCGAGGAGGACTGACCGGTGTCGACCGTGAGACTGGGGCCGCGCAGGCCGAGGGTGTAAGAGAGCCGGTTGGCGAGGAGTGAGCGCTGCAGCCCCGTGAAGGTGTGGGGGGAGACGGCGTCGGGGCCGGACCGCTGGACGATCCGGGCGAAGTCGTCGGCGAGGGCGCCGACGAAGACGCCCGTGCGGGTGCCGTCGAGTCCGGCGGGCACGGTGCCGGCGTGTTCCAGGGCCTCCCAGCCGAGTTCCAGCAACAGGCGCTGCTGGGGGTCCATGGCGGCGGCCTCGCGCGGGGAGACACCGAAGAACGCGGCGTCGAACTCGTCCACGCGGTCCAGGAATCCGCCCCGGGCGGGGAGCCCGGGGAGGTCGGGAACGGCCGCGCGGCGGGCGGCGGGCACCTCGGCGACGGCGTCGCCGCCGCGGGCGAGCAGGGCCGCGAACTCGGCCGGGCTGCCGGCCCCGGGCAGTCGGCACGCCATGCCGACCACGGCGATCGCCTCGGGCGTACCCGTCATCCGTTTCCCCTCCCTGGGGTCCAGCACGTGACGACCCGCACGGGCCGCCGGCCCGGTCGGGGCCGGCCGCTGGGTCGCGGCGGCTCCGAGCGGCGTTCAGATGCGGTGGAAGTGGAGGATGTCGCCCGGCACCAGCTCGTCGCCGACGGCGACGAAGCCGTGCTTGACGATGTGGTCGTCGTCGATCACCTCGAAGTCCTCGACGAAACCGTGGCGGGCGCCGAAGACGGCGCTCTCGCCCGTGAGCCTGAAGTGGCCGTCGACCCAGCCGGGGCCGCCGAACACGCCGTGGTGGCCCCAGTCGTCGTAGTAGAAGCTGGTGAACGCCTTGTCGACGTCGCTCCAGCCGATGAGCCAGGTGGCGACGATGCCGGGCACCGGGATGCGCTGGGTCAGCTCGTGGAAGCGGCCGTCCGCGAGGGAGCGGGTGGAGCAGGTCGCCTCACCGGTGGTGACCATTTCCGTGGTCAGATTCGTGTATTCGATGCGGAAATCCCCCAGCAGGAAATCCAGCTGCCGCATTTCCGGCGCAGGTTCACCACGGCCGGGCATGACGACTTCACCGCTCGCGGCGGGAACGGAATCCCGCAGAGCGTCGTCCGAGGACTGAATGGGCTGCGCGCTCATGGCCAACTCCGGAGGCTCGGGGCACCGCGTACACCGTGGACACGTGTGGATACCGATATGGATACCGAGGGGAATTTATGGACTCGGCATTGCGCCGCACAAGCCCGTACGGACCGGTTAGGGGGTGCGCCGCGATTGATCGGGGGCCGCCCGGTCCGGCTAGGGGTGTTCGGCATTACCCGTGGTCATTAGGCTCCGGCGGGCGGGACCGGCGTACTGCCCGGTTCCTTCCCGAAGGAGCGAGACGATGACCACCGATCAGCAGTCTCCGATGCCCGAGACGCAGGACGATTTTCCGTCACTGCTCGCCTGGCTGACGAAGAACCGACGGGACAGTCCGGTTCTTCCCGATGCCTTCCCCGGCCTTTGGCACGTTTTCCGGTATGCCGATGTCTCCCGGGTGCTGTCCGACACCGAGACCTATTCCAGTGACATGTCCGCCGTGATTCCGACGCACCCGGACACGGGCTGGATCGCGAAAGGGAACGTCGTCGGAATGGACCCGCCGATGCACCGCAGGCTGCGTTCCCTGGTCAGCGGGGCGTTCACACCGCGCCTGGTGGCCGACCTGGAGCCGCGGATCACCGAACTGGCCACCGGTCTGCTGGACGCGGTCGCCGGCCGCGACCGGTTCGACCTGGTGGAGGCGGTCACCCATCCGCTGCCCGTGTTCGTGATCGCGGAGATGCTCGGTATCCCGCTGGCGGACCGGCCCCTCTTCGAGAAGTGGGGGCTCGCGTTCATCTCGGCCAACGGCGGTGGCGAGAGCGCGCTGCCCAGCGAGGAGAACGTCCTCTCCTTCGTGCAGACGGCCACGGAGATGCGGGCGTACATGCTGGAGCAGATCGCCCTGCGCCGCGCGAAGCCCGGGGACGATCTGATCAGCCGGCTGGTCACGGCCCGGACCGAGGACGGCCGGCTGGAGGACGACGAGATCGTCGGCTTCGTCGGCACGCTGCTGCTGGCCGGTCACATCACCACCACCGCGGTGCTCGGCAGCACGGTGCTGTGCCTGGACGAGAACCCCGGGGCGCTGGCCGAGGTGCGCCGCGACCGCTCGCTGGTGCCGGCGGCGGTCGAGGAGGCGGTGCGGCTGCGCCCGGCTTTCTCCCGGCTGGTGCGGATGACCACCCGGGAGTCGGACGTGGGCGGTGTGACGATCCCCGCCGGTCAGGTGCTGACCCTGTGGACGGTGGCCGCCAACCGCGACCCGGAGCGGTTCGACGACCCGGACGGCTTCGACCTCCACCGCGACCAGCAGGGCCGCCACCTCGGCTTCGGCCAGGGCGTCCACTTCTGCATGGGCGCGCCGCTGGCCCGCCTGGAGGGCCGGATCGTCCTGAACCTGCTGCTCGACCGGTTCCCGGAGCTGTCCGTGGTCGGCGAGGACGACGCGGTGGCCTATCACCACCCGAAGAACGTGGTCGGCCCACGCCGTCTGCTCGTCGACGTGACGCGCGGCGCCTGACCGTCTGGGCCCGGAAGTGGCCGCCGTCCCCGAGGGGGCGGCGGCCACTTGGTGTGCGGGGGGCGGGTCGCCGCTCAGTAGGAGACGGGCAGCCGGGGGATGTCGGGATGCCAGCTCGGCATCGTGTAGGCCTCCTGCAGCGGGGCGGTGAGCCGCAGTTCCGGCAGGCGCCGGAACAGGGTTCCGTAGGCGACCTCCAGGCCGACCCGGGTCAGGTTGGCGCCGAGGCAGTGGTGGATGCCGGAGCCGAACGCGAGGTGTCCCCGGGCCGAGCGGCGCACGTCGAACCGGTCGGGGACGGGGAACTCGGCCGGGTCACGGTTGGCGCCGCCGCCGGCGACGATGACGCCCTCGCCCGCGCGGATCAGCTGCCCGGCCACCTCGACGTCCTCCCGGGCGACCCGGGGCATCAGGTCCAGCGGGCTGACCATCCGGATCGTCTCGTCGACGGCGGCCGGCAGGGCCGCCGGGTCCTCCCGGACGAGGGCCAGTTGGTCGGGGTGCTCCAGCAGCATCCCCACCCCCACGGTCAGCATCGTCTGGACCGGCTTCTGGCCGGCCGTGAAGATCACGAAGCAGAGACCGGCGAGTTCGGCCTTGGTCAGCGACCCGCCCACGACGTGCTCCGCGATCACCCGGCTGATCGGATCGTCGCCCGGGGACTCGTACTTGGCGTCGACGAACCGGGTGAAGTACTCCTGCAGCGCGAGGATCGCCTTGGCCGCCGCGGCCGCCGCCTCCTCGGGGTCCTTGGGCGCGCCGTCACTCGCGTAGACGCTCGCCAGCCACGCCTGCATGTCCGCGTACTCCATGCCGAGCGCCCAGCAGGTGATGCTCGCCGCGAAGGGCTCGGCGAACTGCCCCACCAGGTCGGCGGATCCGCCCGCGGCGACCATGCCGTCGATCAGCTCGTCGGCCTTGCGTTCCATCCGGGGTCGCAGGTCCTCCGCCCGGCGCAGCGTGAACTCCCGTACGAGGGCCTTGCGGTGCGCGGTGTGCAGGGGCGGGTCGATGGTGTTGAGGAGGGGGAACGCCCGGAATCCCTCGAACGCGGCGGCGTAGAGGGGATATCCGGGGTTGGTGATGTCGGAGCTGAAGCGTTCGTCACCGAGCACGGCGCGGGCCTGGTCGTGCCGGGTGACGAGCCAGACGCGCCGGCCGTTGTGGATCCGCCCCGGGATGGGGGCTCCGGTCGCCCGGAAGGTGTCGTACCGCTCCGGCGGCGCGTAGGGACACTGTCGTAGCAGGGGCAGGTCGACGTCGTCGGAGGCGGGGGCTTCGGTCACGGCACGTGGTCCTTTTTGTGAGGGAGGCCGGGCATGACGGGCGTACGGAAGGGTGCGCGGCGGGGCGGGGCGACGGGCGCGTACGGGGTTCAGGCCGACCAGCGCAGCAGGCACAGCCCGGCCGCCATGCCCGCGCCGAATCCGGCGAGCAACAGCACTTCACCGTCGCCCAGCAGATGGGCGCGGGACGCCTCGTCGAGGGCGACGGGCACCGAGGCGGCGCCCATGTTCCCGTACTTGACGAGCGGGGTGTGGGTGCGGGCGCCGGTGAGACCGCAGCGTTCGACCAGTTCGGCGAGGAGGACTCCGTTGGCCTGGTGCGGCACGAAGTGCGCGATGTCGTCGAGGGTCGTGCCGGTGCGTTCCAGCAGCGGAGTGATCATCGGGGGCACGTTCGCCATGACGAAGTCGGCGACGCCGCGTCCGATCATCCGCAGGTGGTGCCCGCCGTTCGCGACGGTCTGCGCCGACGCCGGGACGCGGCTGCCGCCGCCCTCGATCCAGATCAGTTCGTGGGCGTCCCCCCGGCCGGCGAGTTCGACGTCGAGGATGCCGTACGGCTCGGGCACGGCGCCGACCACCGCGGCGCCGGCGGCGTCGCCGAGGAGGACGGCGGTGCCCCGGTCGGTGTAGTCGAGGAACCGTGAGTACAGGTCGGCGCCGATGACGAGGGCGAGGGTGCCGGGGCGCTGGGCGACGAGGGCGCGGGCGATGTCGAGGGCGTAGACGAAGCCGGCGCAGGCGATGTTGATGTCGAAGCAGGCCGCGCGGTGGGCGCCGAGCGCGCTCTGCACCAGTGAGGAGGTGGGCGGCAGGGGCGCGTCGCCGGTGGACGTGGCGACGATGAGGTGGTCGATGCGGTCGGCCGTGACCCCCGCGTCGTCGAGGGCGGCGGTGGC is drawn from Streptomyces bottropensis ATCC 25435 and contains these coding sequences:
- a CDS encoding cytochrome P450, with product MTTDQQSPMPETQDDFPSLLAWLTKNRRDSPVLPDAFPGLWHVFRYADVSRVLSDTETYSSDMSAVIPTHPDTGWIAKGNVVGMDPPMHRRLRSLVSGAFTPRLVADLEPRITELATGLLDAVAGRDRFDLVEAVTHPLPVFVIAEMLGIPLADRPLFEKWGLAFISANGGGESALPSEENVLSFVQTATEMRAYMLEQIALRRAKPGDDLISRLVTARTEDGRLEDDEIVGFVGTLLLAGHITTTAVLGSTVLCLDENPGALAEVRRDRSLVPAAVEEAVRLRPAFSRLVRMTTRESDVGGVTIPAGQVLTLWTVAANRDPERFDDPDGFDLHRDQQGRHLGFGQGVHFCMGAPLARLEGRIVLNLLLDRFPELSVVGEDDAVAYHHPKNVVGPRRLLVDVTRGA
- a CDS encoding cytochrome P450 — translated: MTEAPASDDVDLPLLRQCPYAPPERYDTFRATGAPIPGRIHNGRRVWLVTRHDQARAVLGDERFSSDITNPGYPLYAAAFEGFRAFPLLNTIDPPLHTAHRKALVREFTLRRAEDLRPRMERKADELIDGMVAAGGSADLVGQFAEPFAASITCWALGMEYADMQAWLASVYASDGAPKDPEEAAAAAAKAILALQEYFTRFVDAKYESPGDDPISRVIAEHVVGGSLTKAELAGLCFVIFTAGQKPVQTMLTVGVGMLLEHPDQLALVREDPAALPAAVDETIRMVSPLDLMPRVAREDVEVAGQLIRAGEGVIVAGGGANRDPAEFPVPDRFDVRRSARGHLAFGSGIHHCLGANLTRVGLEVAYGTLFRRLPELRLTAPLQEAYTMPSWHPDIPRLPVSY
- a CDS encoding DUF1579 domain-containing protein, encoding MRQLDFLLGDFRIEYTNLTTEMVTTGEATCSTRSLADGRFHELTQRIPVPGIVATWLIGWSDVDKAFTSFYYDDWGHHGVFGGPGWVDGHFRLTGESAVFGARHGFVEDFEVIDDDHIVKHGFVAVGDELVPGDILHFHRI
- a CDS encoding 3-oxoacyl-ACP synthase III family protein, which encodes MTTSIGILGTGSYLPKEEIGNEEIARRVPGITAEWIGRRTLITGRRYAAPDEATSDLARHAATAALDDAGVTADRIDHLIVATSTGDAPLPPTSSLVQSALGAHRAACFDINIACAGFVYALDIARALVAQRPGTLALVIGADLYSRFLDYTDRGTAVLLGDAAGAAVVGAVPEPYGILDVELAGRGDAHELIWIEGGGSRVPASAQTVANGGHHLRMIGRGVADFVMANVPPMITPLLERTGTTLDDIAHFVPHQANGVLLAELVERCGLTGARTHTPLVKYGNMGAASVPVALDEASRAHLLGDGEVLLLAGFGAGMAAGLCLLRWSA